A window of Fimbriimonadaceae bacterium contains these coding sequences:
- a CDS encoding M48 family metalloprotease, producing MRFRSIVPAILVLALGTALPAQADWLKPSKADQVKLGQRAAEDIRKKEKVLPATDWRVETLRRIASKLLHALPAGAKKEPWQYSFDVIDSKEINAFALPGGPVFFYTGLFDLLKTEDQVAGILAHELTHVRKEHWASAYADYQRRQLGLTAILIFLQPNDTLTNVLSIGNDLILGLPYSRRNETEADEMGVDLMAEAGYNPEGLADSFRTLQEKSKGQNAPEFLSTHPDDKNRIQKIQDRAAKMHRTFPPQTPLKG from the coding sequence ATGAGGTTCCGAAGCATCGTCCCCGCCATTCTCGTCCTCGCGTTGGGCACCGCACTCCCGGCGCAGGCGGACTGGCTCAAGCCGAGCAAAGCCGACCAGGTCAAGCTGGGGCAGCGCGCCGCCGAGGACATCCGCAAGAAGGAGAAGGTGCTTCCCGCGACCGATTGGCGCGTCGAGACGTTGCGCCGGATCGCGTCCAAACTCCTCCACGCCCTACCCGCGGGCGCCAAGAAGGAGCCTTGGCAGTACTCGTTCGACGTCATCGACAGCAAGGAGATCAACGCCTTCGCGCTCCCGGGCGGCCCGGTGTTCTTCTACACGGGCCTGTTCGATCTGTTGAAAACGGAAGACCAGGTCGCCGGCATCTTGGCGCACGAGCTCACGCACGTGCGCAAGGAGCACTGGGCCTCCGCCTACGCCGACTACCAGCGGCGCCAACTCGGCCTGACCGCGATCCTGATCTTCCTGCAGCCCAACGACACCCTCACCAACGTGCTCAGCATCGGCAACGACCTCATCCTCGGCCTCCCCTACTCCCGCCGCAACGAAACGGAGGCGGACGAGATGGGTGTGGATCTGATGGCCGAAGCCGGCTACAACCCCGAGGGGCTCGCGGACTCGTTCCGCACTTTGCAGGAGAAGTCGAAGGGCCAGAACGCGCCGGAATTCCTGAGCACGCACCCGGATGACAAGAACCGGATTCAGAAGATTCAGGACCGGGCGGCAAAGATGCACCGCACCTTCCCTCCCCAAACACCTCTGAAGGGCTAG
- the sucC gene encoding ADP-forming succinate--CoA ligase subunit beta → MKLHEYQSKDLLARYGVPVPGGDVAENAADARAIAEKFGGKVVVKAQVLMGGRGKAGGVKLFDDAGAAGDFAGELIGKRLVSIQNPTGMVVEKVLVAEQIDIAEEYYVAVLLDRAIQQNIVMLSARGGMEIEQVAEEDPDAIVRIPVDPAWGLDDFQLRKAVADARLPKAARGQMIAMIKKLVKAYIESDAEMVEINPCALTPDGRLLAADAKVSIDDNALFRHQGYADTADESAEDPIEAEASRRGIAYVRLGGDIGIIGNGAGLVMCSLDEVNGAGGRPANFLDVGGGAQAERVKACVQLILMDEGVKGLLINIFGGITRCDEVARGILAAFDELNVTIPVVARIEGTAAEQGRALLEGSRIVPAETMQEAAGKIVQLAYA, encoded by the coding sequence ATGAAGCTTCACGAATACCAGTCCAAAGACCTCCTCGCTCGCTACGGCGTGCCCGTCCCCGGCGGAGACGTGGCGGAGAACGCCGCCGACGCCCGCGCGATCGCCGAGAAGTTCGGAGGCAAGGTCGTGGTGAAGGCCCAGGTCCTCATGGGCGGCCGAGGCAAGGCCGGCGGCGTCAAGTTGTTCGACGACGCGGGTGCTGCGGGCGATTTTGCGGGCGAGCTGATCGGCAAGCGTCTCGTGAGCATCCAAAACCCCACCGGCATGGTCGTGGAGAAGGTGCTCGTCGCCGAACAGATCGACATCGCCGAGGAGTACTACGTGGCGGTGCTGCTCGACCGCGCGATCCAGCAGAACATCGTCATGCTCTCGGCTCGCGGCGGCATGGAGATCGAACAGGTCGCCGAAGAGGATCCCGACGCCATCGTGCGCATCCCGGTCGATCCCGCGTGGGGCCTGGACGACTTCCAGCTCCGCAAGGCCGTCGCGGACGCCCGACTGCCCAAGGCCGCGCGCGGCCAGATGATCGCGATGATCAAGAAGCTGGTGAAGGCCTACATCGAGAGCGACGCGGAGATGGTGGAAATCAACCCCTGCGCCCTCACCCCGGACGGACGTCTGCTCGCCGCCGACGCGAAGGTTTCCATCGACGACAACGCCCTGTTCCGCCACCAAGGCTACGCGGACACGGCGGACGAGAGCGCGGAAGATCCCATCGAGGCCGAGGCCTCGCGCCGCGGCATCGCCTATGTGCGGCTGGGCGGCGACATCGGCATCATCGGAAACGGAGCAGGGTTGGTCATGTGCTCGCTCGACGAGGTGAACGGCGCCGGCGGAAGGCCCGCGAACTTCCTCGACGTCGGCGGCGGAGCGCAGGCCGAGCGGGTCAAGGCCTGTGTCCAGCTCATCTTGATGGACGAAGGGGTCAAGGGGCTGCTGATCAACATCTTCGGCGGCATCACGCGCTGCGACGAAGTCGCCCGGGGCATCCTCGCGGCGTTCGACGAGCTCAATGTGACGATCCCCGTGGTCGCCCGCATCGAGGGGACGGCGGCCGAGCAGGGTCGCGCCCTGTTGGAGGGCTCCCGCATCGTCCCAGCGGAGACGATGCAGGAAGCCGCCGGCAAGATCGTCCAGTTGGCCTACGCGTAG
- a CDS encoding aromatic ring-hydroxylating dioxygenase subunit alpha — protein MSWTFAIDADIAKASTPPAAFYKDPEAFAACRELVFARSWQFLGDTDLVRVPGQIHPFTLLEGCLDEPLLLTRDRDDALHCLSNVCTHRGNLVAECPGHEKFLRCRYHGRRFGLDGCFQSMPSFEGVEGFPSEADHLPKVPFGTWRRLLFASLDPAQTLEALLAPVEARVGFLPIDRATFEPSRAKEYAMRAHWALYVDNYLEAFHIPFIHPGLSQSLDVSQYRTECFDTCNLQVGVAADGEPAFELPAGHPDEGQRIAAYYFWLFPNTMVNVYPWGISMNVVRPLGPDRTRVSFLPYVWDPSLLDQGAGGDLDRVEREDESVVEATQRGLRSRLYHRGRYSPTQEVGTHHFHSLLAKALSG, from the coding sequence ATGAGTTGGACCTTTGCGATCGACGCGGACATCGCCAAGGCCAGCACTCCGCCTGCGGCGTTCTACAAGGACCCCGAGGCGTTTGCCGCGTGCCGGGAGTTGGTGTTCGCCCGCAGTTGGCAGTTTCTCGGGGACACGGATCTGGTGCGCGTTCCCGGGCAGATCCACCCGTTCACCTTGCTCGAAGGTTGCCTTGACGAGCCCCTGCTGCTGACCCGGGATCGCGACGACGCGCTCCACTGCCTCTCGAACGTGTGCACCCATCGCGGCAACCTCGTCGCCGAGTGCCCGGGACACGAGAAGTTCCTGCGGTGCCGCTATCACGGTCGCCGGTTCGGGTTGGACGGCTGCTTCCAGAGCATGCCCTCCTTCGAGGGCGTCGAGGGGTTTCCGAGCGAGGCCGACCACCTTCCCAAAGTGCCTTTTGGCACCTGGCGGAGGCTCCTCTTCGCATCGCTCGATCCGGCGCAGACCCTCGAGGCCCTGCTCGCGCCCGTCGAGGCCCGGGTCGGGTTCCTCCCGATCGACCGGGCGACCTTCGAACCGAGCCGCGCCAAGGAGTACGCGATGCGCGCGCACTGGGCGCTGTACGTGGACAACTACCTCGAGGCGTTCCACATCCCCTTCATCCACCCGGGCTTGAGCCAGTCGCTCGACGTGTCCCAGTACCGCACCGAGTGCTTCGACACGTGCAACCTCCAAGTGGGAGTCGCGGCGGACGGCGAGCCGGCGTTCGAACTGCCCGCGGGGCATCCCGACGAGGGACAACGCATCGCCGCGTACTACTTCTGGCTGTTCCCCAACACGATGGTCAACGTGTACCCGTGGGGGATATCGATGAACGTCGTGCGGCCGCTCGGTCCGGATCGAACGCGCGTTTCGTTCCTGCCCTACGTGTGGGATCCGTCCCTGCTCGATCAGGGCGCCGGCGGAGACCTGGACCGCGTGGAGCGGGAGGACGAGTCTGTCGTGGAGGCGACGCAGCGCGGGCTCCGGTCGAGGCTCTATCACAGGGGCCGGTACTCGCCGACCCAGGAGGTGGGGACCCACCACTTCCACTCCCTGCTGGCCAAGGCGCTTTCAGGTTAG
- a CDS encoding DUF5695 domain-containing protein has translation MDEFGLDRPELTGSLITMEFGAGGRIQQLWAADPDLPEERDEFEFILSPITFGGEFAEDYFPGTILLGARTRTEEPWILSRNVSALPIGDEDEEGGDPLRVAFQYHFPLLPEIEATGAFYEVPGALPQICWDVTLHNRGRVSIEIGELAFPMALNNLYESPTPGDGDSRAMFMDKVHVHKFVGGSASHLFAQRLSGDLPGLVVFPGTDTTWEFFNHVPASLNTHFRWEGIPVVYVYSRAAVEREKWSTWFFDHTSLVLEAGDSRTVQTRFVPAERGPDGALQALQFCGQPVIKLLPGAVAPVDVGVAVEIAGTTPTSFYVSRDAELETDSDEDGGFCFIRPKQSGPIKLTVEDTKGRTSTSHLLFTENIESLVKARADWIVANQQCDDPRSTLYRALVMTDVESGEKFDQYEAYGSAFALEGSLSDALFLAEKNAIYPDRTQIATLDAFVTEFLQDDVQNPADGAVGSTLGEIGSVALNFGRANMYPRVANLYQSLARIAQHYGGLAHDAAGYRRLAWRTWMALFRYAVSSRNSHTGIPGYASVFELLEELEREGTSEEAAALRTRIEGRARDLLRHRFPFGSDGSGFGEAFATARFLRDEGQRERAVRCALAARSLAPCWWWYGSDKRLWEDPDGADFPIVIDHGELCLGGHTPGNSGIFFNALDRDYAFVSDGALRLAFGGMLGVWALVRADGAASMGFCPDAASRHHGFSVLTGDVGAALFDYLRFAGSYVLPNRDYGVYTFGCHFEAGDDSYTVRPWDGVMRRVVMRQIGAEFRASFGLIREVTLDLRKRWAHVTMENPSDRDVRADVRVRGLWGERIGFLGKTYGSVEGEVTVPITLPKLGTVRLELEVVQ, from the coding sequence ATGGACGAATTCGGCCTTGATCGCCCCGAACTGACGGGCTCCCTCATCACGATGGAGTTTGGCGCCGGTGGACGCATCCAGCAGCTTTGGGCGGCGGATCCCGACCTGCCTGAAGAGCGCGACGAGTTCGAGTTCATCCTCAGCCCCATCACCTTTGGCGGCGAGTTCGCCGAGGACTACTTCCCGGGCACGATCCTCCTTGGCGCGCGAACGCGCACCGAAGAGCCGTGGATCCTCAGCCGCAACGTCTCGGCCCTGCCCATCGGCGACGAAGACGAGGAGGGAGGCGACCCCTTGCGCGTCGCGTTCCAGTACCACTTCCCCCTGCTGCCCGAAATCGAGGCCACGGGAGCGTTCTACGAGGTGCCCGGCGCCTTGCCCCAGATCTGTTGGGACGTGACGCTCCACAACCGCGGGCGGGTCAGCATCGAGATCGGGGAACTCGCCTTTCCCATGGCCCTGAACAACCTGTACGAGAGCCCTACGCCGGGCGATGGCGATTCGCGGGCCATGTTCATGGACAAGGTCCACGTGCACAAGTTCGTGGGCGGATCGGCCAGCCACCTCTTCGCCCAGCGTCTCTCCGGGGATCTGCCCGGCTTGGTCGTCTTCCCGGGCACCGATACGACGTGGGAGTTCTTCAACCACGTGCCGGCCTCGTTGAACACGCACTTCCGCTGGGAAGGCATCCCGGTGGTGTACGTCTACAGTCGGGCGGCCGTGGAGCGCGAGAAGTGGTCCACGTGGTTCTTCGACCACACGTCGCTGGTTCTCGAGGCGGGGGATTCGCGAACGGTCCAGACCCGCTTCGTGCCTGCGGAACGCGGACCGGACGGGGCGCTGCAAGCCCTCCAGTTCTGCGGGCAGCCCGTGATCAAGCTGTTGCCGGGGGCCGTCGCCCCCGTCGACGTCGGCGTGGCGGTCGAGATCGCCGGCACGACGCCCACGTCGTTCTATGTGAGCCGGGACGCCGAGCTCGAGACGGACTCCGACGAGGACGGCGGCTTCTGCTTCATCCGCCCCAAGCAGTCGGGTCCCATCAAGCTCACGGTCGAGGACACGAAGGGTCGAACCAGCACGTCCCACCTGCTGTTCACGGAGAACATCGAGTCGTTGGTCAAAGCGCGCGCCGATTGGATCGTCGCCAACCAGCAGTGCGACGACCCGCGCTCCACGCTCTACCGGGCGCTCGTGATGACCGATGTGGAGTCGGGCGAGAAGTTCGACCAGTACGAGGCTTACGGCAGCGCGTTCGCCCTGGAGGGAAGCCTGAGCGACGCCCTCTTTCTCGCGGAGAAGAACGCGATCTACCCCGATCGCACCCAAATCGCGACCTTGGACGCCTTCGTCACGGAGTTCCTCCAGGACGACGTCCAGAATCCCGCGGACGGCGCCGTGGGGAGCACGCTGGGCGAAATCGGTTCGGTTGCGCTCAACTTCGGCCGGGCGAACATGTATCCCCGCGTGGCGAACTTGTACCAATCGTTGGCCCGCATCGCCCAGCACTACGGGGGGTTGGCGCACGATGCCGCCGGGTACCGGCGTCTCGCGTGGCGCACGTGGATGGCGCTCTTTCGGTACGCGGTTTCGAGCCGCAACAGCCACACGGGGATCCCCGGATACGCCTCGGTGTTCGAGCTTCTCGAGGAGCTGGAGCGCGAAGGGACGTCGGAGGAGGCCGCCGCCCTGCGCACGCGGATCGAGGGTCGGGCCCGCGACCTGCTGCGCCACCGATTCCCCTTCGGCTCGGACGGTTCCGGTTTCGGCGAGGCCTTCGCCACCGCGCGCTTCCTGCGGGACGAGGGGCAGCGGGAACGCGCGGTGCGTTGCGCGCTTGCGGCCCGCTCCCTCGCGCCGTGCTGGTGGTGGTACGGCAGCGACAAGCGGCTCTGGGAGGACCCCGACGGTGCGGATTTTCCGATCGTCATCGACCATGGCGAGCTTTGCCTCGGAGGGCACACGCCCGGCAATTCGGGGATCTTCTTCAACGCGCTCGACCGCGACTACGCATTTGTGTCCGATGGCGCATTGAGGCTCGCGTTCGGCGGCATGCTGGGGGTCTGGGCGCTCGTCCGGGCGGACGGCGCGGCGTCGATGGGCTTCTGCCCAGACGCGGCGTCTCGGCACCACGGTTTCAGCGTGCTCACCGGAGATGTGGGGGCGGCCCTGTTCGACTACCTTCGCTTCGCGGGTTCGTACGTGCTCCCAAACCGCGACTACGGCGTGTACACCTTCGGTTGCCACTTCGAGGCGGGCGACGACTCGTACACGGTGCGGCCGTGGGACGGCGTGATGCGGCGCGTCGTCATGCGGCAGATCGGCGCGGAGTTTCGCGCGTCGTTCGGGCTCATTCGCGAGGTGACGCTCGACCTTCGCAAGCGATGGGCGCACGTGACGATGGAGAATCCGTCCGATCGAGACGTGCGCGCCGACGTCCGCGTGCGCGGACTTTGGGGCGAGCGGATCGGGTTCCTGGGTAAAACGTATGGGAGCGTCGAGGGAGAAGTAACCGTTCCGATCACGTTGCCGAAACTGGGGACGGTCCGACTCGAGCTCGAGGTTGTCCAATGA
- a CDS encoding NUDIX domain-containing protein: protein MRHFPDGKYGRQVLRFHAAPYRPPLRSFAVLVFAWMDAKVLVCDIAGRGWCVPSGRVEPDESSFEAVRRETLEEAGALLADAQYFGCYEMRDRREVRWADCYAANVEGLTEIGLQEESRGRQFVTMEELPEVYHVWNELTRLVFERSREVAERAFEWRGSD, encoded by the coding sequence ATGAGGCACTTTCCGGACGGCAAGTACGGCCGACAGGTCCTCCGTTTCCACGCGGCCCCCTACCGCCCTCCCCTTCGCTCGTTCGCGGTCCTGGTCTTTGCGTGGATGGATGCGAAGGTCTTGGTGTGCGACATCGCGGGACGCGGCTGGTGTGTGCCCAGCGGGCGGGTGGAACCCGATGAGAGCTCCTTCGAAGCGGTCCGCCGGGAGACGTTGGAAGAGGCGGGCGCCCTCCTTGCCGACGCCCAGTATTTCGGGTGCTACGAGATGCGCGACCGGCGCGAGGTGCGCTGGGCGGACTGCTACGCCGCCAACGTCGAAGGCCTGACCGAGATCGGACTCCAGGAGGAGTCGAGGGGCCGTCAGTTCGTGACCATGGAGGAGCTTCCCGAGGTGTACCACGTGTGGAACGAGCTGACGCGCCTCGTGTTCGAGCGTTCGCGGGAGGTCGCCGAGCGAGCCTTCGAGTGGCGGGGAAGCGACTGA
- a CDS encoding Mrp/NBP35 family ATP-binding protein, with protein MSPSKDALLDALRAVQDPDLHRDIVTLGFVKDLEIDAGRVKATIELTTPACPVRELLQSQCEEALAAVEGVDHVEVEMTARVRDRTANTGDLIPLVKQCIAVASGKGGVGKSTVTLNLAIALAQRGARVGLLDADVYGPSIPLMMGCSERPTTDGAKIMPIERHGLSLMSLGFLLEDDSAVMWRGPMVAGTVKQLLTDVEWGELDYLLVDLPPGTGDAPMSLAQLVPLTGVVIVATPQHVAANIAGKSVQLFRRLNAPILGVVENMAGFVCPSCGEVSQIFSGLSGEELAARHGVPFLGSVPLDPGISAASDDGRPALLANPEGKPAQAFRSIAGELVRHASILSHEGEPVGAG; from the coding sequence ATGTCCCCCTCGAAAGATGCCCTGTTGGATGCCTTGCGAGCCGTCCAAGACCCCGATCTGCACCGGGACATCGTGACCTTGGGATTCGTCAAGGATCTCGAGATCGACGCGGGCCGCGTCAAGGCGACGATCGAACTGACGACGCCCGCCTGCCCCGTCCGCGAGCTCCTTCAATCGCAGTGCGAGGAGGCCCTCGCCGCCGTCGAAGGGGTCGACCACGTCGAGGTGGAGATGACGGCGCGCGTGCGCGATCGAACCGCAAACACGGGAGACCTGATCCCTCTCGTCAAGCAGTGCATCGCGGTGGCCTCCGGCAAAGGCGGCGTCGGCAAGTCCACGGTGACCCTCAACCTCGCCATCGCGCTCGCCCAGCGCGGAGCCCGCGTGGGCCTGCTCGACGCCGACGTCTACGGACCCAGCATCCCCTTGATGATGGGCTGCTCCGAACGGCCGACCACCGATGGGGCGAAGATCATGCCGATCGAACGCCACGGATTGAGCCTGATGTCCCTGGGGTTCCTTTTGGAGGACGACTCCGCGGTGATGTGGCGGGGACCGATGGTCGCAGGTACGGTCAAACAGCTCCTCACGGACGTGGAGTGGGGCGAACTCGATTACCTGCTGGTGGACCTCCCGCCCGGAACCGGCGACGCGCCCATGTCGCTGGCGCAGCTCGTGCCGCTGACCGGCGTCGTGATCGTCGCGACCCCCCAACACGTGGCCGCGAACATCGCGGGCAAGTCCGTCCAGCTCTTCCGCCGCCTGAACGCGCCGATCCTCGGCGTCGTGGAGAACATGGCCGGCTTCGTCTGCCCGAGCTGCGGCGAGGTGAGCCAGATCTTCTCGGGGCTCTCCGGCGAGGAGTTGGCGGCCCGCCACGGCGTGCCCTTCCTCGGCTCGGTTCCGCTGGACCCGGGGATCAGCGCGGCATCCGACGACGGTCGCCCGGCGCTGCTAGCGAACCCGGAGGGCAAGCCGGCGCAGGCGTTCCGGTCCATCGCGGGAGAGCTGGTGCGCCACGCCAGCATCCTGTCCCACGAGGGCGAACCCGTCGGTGCCGGCTAG
- a CDS encoding DUF4446 family protein yields the protein MPTGSGIVRYTGRRTEWAASTMQSVLNSISQHSAVLLLALIVTTVGLAAVCAILANRVARMRSRLRSLLEGARGENLERMLMDHLSERLELQEGVEDLEKRMGKAEAKLLTTKRHIGLVRYNAFEDVGGQQSFALAVFDDNGDGALVTSLVGRAECRVYCKPLLGGRSERNLSQEEQRAIREALSSEPKSILSS from the coding sequence ATGCCAACGGGTTCCGGCATCGTCCGCTATACTGGAAGGCGCACCGAATGGGCCGCATCGACCATGCAGAGCGTCCTCAACAGCATATCCCAACACTCGGCCGTACTGCTTCTGGCGCTCATCGTCACGACAGTGGGCCTCGCGGCAGTCTGCGCGATCCTCGCCAACCGGGTGGCGCGCATGAGGTCGCGCCTGCGATCGCTGCTCGAAGGGGCGCGCGGCGAGAACCTCGAGCGGATGCTGATGGACCATCTTTCGGAGCGCCTGGAGCTTCAGGAGGGGGTGGAAGACCTGGAGAAGCGGATGGGCAAGGCCGAAGCCAAGCTCCTGACCACCAAGCGCCACATCGGCCTCGTGCGTTACAACGCGTTCGAGGACGTGGGCGGGCAACAGAGCTTTGCGCTCGCGGTCTTTGACGACAACGGCGACGGCGCACTCGTCACGAGCCTGGTCGGACGGGCGGAGTGCCGCGTCTACTGCAAACCCCTTTTGGGCGGAAGGTCGGAAAGGAACCTCTCGCAAGAAGAGCAAAGGGCGATCCGGGAGGCGCTCAGCAGCGAGCCAAAATCCATCCTCTCGTCATGA
- a CDS encoding sigma-70 family RNA polymerase sigma factor: protein MKTCSPRLMSWEAHLIYRAALGESVAFELLVDLYRPTLQSLALRMLRNSDDAHDAVQETLVKAYRALKDFDPERPIRPWLCRICANCCVDAVRNRKRSGDPLEQHEYMLQDGGESLDERASESIERDEVHEAISRLPEKYRRIIFMRHFRHMDVNEIALELNKPEGTIKSWLFRARALLKKDLQVALG from the coding sequence ATGAAAACTTGTTCGCCGCGGTTGATGAGCTGGGAGGCACACCTGATCTATCGTGCAGCCCTTGGCGAGTCGGTGGCTTTCGAGTTGCTGGTCGATCTCTATCGACCGACCCTCCAAAGCTTGGCCCTACGCATGTTGCGCAACTCCGACGATGCGCACGACGCCGTTCAGGAGACGCTGGTCAAGGCGTACCGGGCGCTGAAGGACTTCGATCCCGAGCGCCCGATCCGGCCGTGGCTGTGCCGCATCTGCGCTAACTGCTGCGTGGACGCGGTGCGCAACCGCAAACGAAGCGGCGACCCGCTCGAGCAGCACGAGTACATGCTGCAAGACGGTGGCGAGTCGCTCGACGAGCGGGCCAGCGAGAGCATCGAGAGAGACGAGGTGCACGAGGCGATCAGTCGGCTTCCCGAGAAGTACCGCCGCATCATCTTCATGCGCCACTTCCGGCACATGGACGTCAACGAGATCGCACTCGAGCTGAACAAGCCGGAAGGCACGATCAAGAGCTGGCTTTTCCGCGCCAGGGCGCTCCTGAAGAAAGACCTCCAAGTCGCCTTGGGCTGA
- a CDS encoding TMEM14 family protein, whose translation MRWLDGVLIAFGIVNLLGGLYGYFGAGSMMSLIGGVGTGIVVIAGAALAKSHPSAGYGLATVGTLLVGIMMLKRYLETQKVMPALMLTVLSAVVLVCLVVGHFAARKPA comes from the coding sequence ATGCGCTGGTTGGATGGAGTGTTGATCGCTTTTGGCATCGTGAACCTGCTCGGGGGGCTCTACGGCTACTTCGGCGCGGGGAGCATGATGTCTCTGATCGGTGGGGTCGGGACCGGCATCGTCGTGATCGCCGGCGCCGCTCTTGCCAAGAGCCATCCGTCGGCGGGCTATGGCTTGGCCACCGTGGGAACGCTGCTCGTCGGCATCATGATGCTGAAGCGCTATCTGGAGACCCAGAAGGTGATGCCCGCGCTGATGCTGACCGTGCTGTCCGCCGTCGTGCTGGTGTGCCTCGTCGTCGGCCACTTCGCGGCGCGCAAACCCGCTTAA
- the lepB gene encoding signal peptidase I — protein MRRSSKWALTGFTLVLIYALAFLMFWFFNFQKVVVSGVSMEPTLKNGRNLWSCKAYWLVGPIKRGDIVVIREEAAHDTIIKRVYRMPGEVVDYAWIPTNYAVTQGPYVVPQGQIYVLGDNRPESEDSRVFGSVPLEEVRGKIVFFSFWSFVLAVAPIVVIVIGGIFARPKSGAHGKEDWTSAV, from the coding sequence ATGAGGAGATCAAGCAAATGGGCGCTGACCGGATTCACGCTGGTGCTCATCTACGCCTTGGCGTTCCTCATGTTCTGGTTCTTCAACTTCCAAAAGGTCGTCGTGTCGGGCGTTTCGATGGAGCCGACGCTCAAGAACGGTCGGAATCTCTGGTCGTGCAAAGCCTATTGGTTGGTCGGACCGATCAAGCGGGGAGACATCGTCGTCATCCGCGAGGAGGCGGCCCACGACACGATCATCAAGCGCGTGTACCGGATGCCCGGCGAGGTGGTGGATTACGCGTGGATCCCCACGAACTACGCCGTGACCCAAGGCCCGTACGTCGTGCCCCAGGGCCAGATCTACGTGCTCGGCGACAACCGCCCTGAATCCGAGGACAGCCGCGTCTTCGGTTCGGTGCCGCTCGAGGAGGTCCGGGGCAAAATCGTCTTCTTCTCGTTCTGGTCCTTCGTCCTCGCGGTCGCCCCGATCGTCGTGATCGTCATCGGCGGGATCTTCGCCCGGCCGAAGTCCGGAGCCCACGGCAAAGAGGACTGGACTTCGGCCGTATGA
- a CDS encoding DUF948 domain-containing protein: MNELPTWWLVLSAFAFIVNAVAFVLLAYGVLMLLKTVRALQPKLAAIAERVETLTGKVDAIATDLKGFSSSAKGAMSTVEGGTSTIVRAVAGLTSSSTKRLEKLSPYLGIALAAFKLIQAYRSRPRREDVDTEPDDAP, from the coding sequence ATGAACGAGTTGCCCACCTGGTGGCTGGTCTTGTCCGCGTTCGCTTTCATCGTCAACGCGGTGGCGTTTGTTCTGCTCGCCTACGGCGTGCTGATGTTGCTGAAGACCGTGCGCGCCCTCCAACCGAAGTTGGCCGCCATCGCCGAGCGGGTCGAAACCCTGACGGGGAAAGTCGATGCCATCGCGACGGACCTCAAGGGGTTCTCGAGCAGCGCCAAAGGAGCCATGTCGACGGTCGAGGGCGGCACGTCCACGATCGTCCGAGCGGTGGCCGGCCTCACTTCCTCCTCCACGAAGCGGTTGGAGAAGCTGTCGCCCTATCTTGGGATCGCGCTCGCCGCCTTCAAACTGATCCAGGCGTACCGGTCGCGACCTCGCCGCGAGGACGTTGACACGGAGCCGGATGATGCGCCATAA
- a CDS encoding sigma-70 family RNA polymerase sigma factor has protein sequence MSSFPDDKVLIARAQSGDRDAVDTLIRKHERRAYQYAFRLTPNPDEASDIVADAFVRVYGALKNFKGQSAFTTWLYRILTNCFLDSRKREKSRATVSLEATLVTSEGELDRQVEDPGEDPHDLSLRNERERLMQVAVGQLPDYQRAMIVMYHVEALSYEDIAEALDLPIGTVKSRLNRARLSLRELLVKDEELFRA, from the coding sequence ATGAGCAGCTTCCCCGACGACAAGGTGCTGATCGCGCGTGCGCAGTCGGGCGACCGGGACGCTGTGGACACGCTGATCCGCAAACACGAGCGACGCGCCTACCAGTACGCGTTTCGGCTGACGCCCAACCCCGACGAGGCGTCCGACATCGTCGCCGACGCCTTCGTTCGCGTCTATGGGGCGCTTAAGAATTTCAAGGGCCAGAGCGCGTTCACCACGTGGCTGTACCGCATCTTGACGAACTGCTTCCTGGACAGCCGCAAGCGGGAGAAGAGCCGGGCGACGGTCAGCCTCGAGGCGACCCTGGTGACCTCGGAGGGCGAGCTGGATCGGCAGGTCGAGGACCCGGGGGAGGACCCTCACGACCTCTCCCTTCGCAACGAGCGGGAGCGGTTGATGCAGGTGGCGGTGGGCCAGTTGCCGGACTACCAACGAGCGATGATCGTGATGTACCACGTCGAGGCGCTCTCTTACGAAGATATCGCGGAGGCGTTGGACTTGCCCATCGGGACGGTCAAGAGCCGACTGAATCGGGCGCGGCTGTCGCTGCGGGAACTTCTTGTGAAAGACGAGGAACTTTTCCGAGCCTAG